The following are from one region of the Pseudobacteriovorax antillogorgiicola genome:
- a CDS encoding alpha/beta fold hydrolase, with translation MNRLFILTILLHPFIALSLPEESLPDRYNDLINFFEKGSLGFLETPDKVKLAYRHFPKDNPSTTLVIFPGRTESQYKYMEFIYDLQNQPYEIFIFDWRGQGLSDRLLEDPLKGHITDFSTYRQDAELFLDKVVIPEKKGRQLVALAHSMGGNAFALLASKRPNTFDKIILSSPMLDLPTPGPQGFAWLYLLVREAMGDGTEYIPGHHPGTKIFSKNNVSNSSIRFDLMQRLTKEKPELLVKGATVSWARASIDAVWSMRKQAAAIKAPVLLLQAGDDVIVRTEGQNYVCAQVTSCRKEFFPKGKHELLQEVDEIRDRAIAAIVNFIGDP, from the coding sequence TTGAATCGACTGTTCATTCTGACTATCCTACTCCACCCCTTCATAGCTCTGTCACTGCCTGAAGAGAGTCTTCCTGATCGCTATAACGATCTTATCAATTTCTTCGAGAAAGGGTCTTTAGGTTTCTTGGAAACCCCTGACAAGGTAAAACTCGCCTACCGTCACTTTCCAAAAGACAATCCGAGTACCACCTTAGTTATTTTTCCAGGTCGCACGGAATCCCAGTACAAATACATGGAGTTCATCTACGACCTCCAGAACCAGCCCTACGAAATCTTTATTTTCGATTGGCGCGGCCAAGGTTTATCTGATCGTCTCCTCGAAGATCCACTAAAAGGCCATATAACTGACTTCTCGACCTATCGGCAGGATGCAGAACTATTTCTCGACAAAGTCGTAATACCTGAAAAAAAAGGCCGGCAACTCGTAGCCCTAGCCCACTCGATGGGTGGCAACGCCTTCGCGCTATTAGCCAGTAAACGTCCAAATACATTTGATAAAATCATACTTTCTTCGCCAATGCTTGACTTACCGACTCCTGGCCCGCAAGGGTTTGCCTGGCTCTACCTTTTAGTCCGAGAGGCGATGGGTGACGGTACGGAATACATTCCAGGGCACCACCCTGGGACAAAAATTTTTTCTAAGAACAATGTTTCTAACAGCTCGATTCGCTTCGACCTCATGCAAAGACTCACTAAAGAGAAGCCAGAGCTTCTTGTTAAGGGGGCGACTGTTTCCTGGGCAAGAGCCAGCATTGATGCAGTTTGGTCGATGAGAAAGCAAGCAGCGGCGATAAAGGCACCCGTGCTCTTGCTTCAGGCCGGTGATGACGTGATCGTTAGAACTGAAGGGCAAAATTATGTATGTGCGCAAGTCACATCATGTCGCAAGGAGTTCTTTCCTAAAGGGAAACATGAACTTCTCCAAGAAGTCGATGAGATTCGAGATCGTGCCATCGCTGCCATCGTGAACTTTATTGGCGATCCATAA